The sequence GCCTTAGCCAAGAGCACCAGCACCTACCACACCAAGGTGAGGTTTGTTCAGTCATTCCATCTGCTTTCATCCATCATGCTTCTGCTGTATGACTCAGAGAGGAGGCGACCCAGCAATCATTGAGCCTTAAAATTTAGGTTGCTTGAAAATATACGGCAGGGTCCACTACCAAGACTGATAGGgaaaacttttttattctttacaattGTAGAGAATTGCTATACATGTTGCTTAGTAAACAGGGTAATTACTAAATAATTGAAACatagctgatgatgatgaatcaATTAATGATCAAATAAACCAGTTCTTGGTAGTAGACACTACTGGATATGTTAAAAGCATGTTAATATACATACTTCACAATATTCCTCACCAGGTTGAAAGCTTAATAATGAACATGTGGAGGTCTGAGAAAACCTATTGGATGGTGCTGTGGCTGAATTTTGCAATACAGTATTCCCTGGCCACCACACATATAATTTAAATGTCCTCTATTGTATCCATGTCGTACTGTATATAAGACTCTTTAATCCAATCTCTACAGTACTGTTTTGCTTACTAACATAATCATATATTCTATACTCACTGATTAGCTGTTTCAGCCTTGAAATTTCCTCTCTTTACAGTTTTATAAAGTAACATGCTGCTAGTTATGTGAAAATGTCTGCTTTACAATGATCGGCATATGTGAAGATTTCTTTGCAGATAAAATGTTGACAGATGGCTACATTATCCCAATGAAACTAGTTTTCTTGAGTTTTTCAGTAGATCCTTATTTCCATATCTTGAGCATGAGATTTAATTAAACACTTGGTAGAGCAGATGAATAGACATGGGCCAGTGCCAATGTGCTGTGAGCAATATGCATTGTGCAATACAGACCGTATGGGAAATAGAGGTGAGTGTGCactgatgtgttgtgtgtatgtgtgtgtgtgtgagagagccagGAGACTCCAGCGTTGTATGGGTGAATGAGCTTCTATCCTCTGCTCTGTATGTGTATGACGGTGTGGGAGGGAAGTTGTCTGgtagaggaaaagagaggagacagagagggagtgTGTCCCACTTCTGCAAGAACACTAAACCCTATTTGAGAGAGTTGAAAAAGTGCACATTAATGTGGAGGAATACGCACTGAGAGACTGAGTTGTGTGATGGAGGCTGTACTTGTGTTTGACTGAGGTGAAGTTGAACATAATGGTGGTTTAGGAGGATAAGAAGTTGAGGCAGATCCCAACCTTTTTATTCCCTTCATAGATAgagagcaattaaaaaaaaggtaaaagagagagaatatttaTGTCTATGTGTCTATTGATGAAAAATGGATTAAACACTTTTGCCTGCTTTCTCGAAGTCCCTTAGGAAATAAAGTTCAGGAAAGTCTTAGGAACAAAGTAATGTTAAAGGAACAGACCTTCCTTCCCACAGAGACACCATCATCTCTGGATCTCCACACCCTCGCCCACggctaacacactcacactactgTGTGGTTAATCACCGTCTGCCACCAAGGCCGACTAAGCAAATAAAGGGTACAGCACGAAGGTTTTCTCCCTCTGAGACATCACAGAGAAGTGTGTTTGAGACACAGCTCTTTTTTTCACAATGCAGATAAACCTTTAAAGTGACATTTCTTATTAGGAAAGAGAAAATTCATATCTAGAGAATGATATTGAATTAGTAAACTGTAAATGTCTAAATAATTCCTAATTCCTAAATAAACTTGTTTAAACTCttatctacatatatatatatgtagatatgtacatatattatggctataaattctatttttttagaATGGAAAAGGAGGGAAAGGGAAACATTTGGCACAATCTCAATTAAGCAAATTAAGTATTTAAGTGGATGAACAGTTGCTTCTTAAAGggtcatatacagtacataacagacataaacaatagatgttatgtgttatgtgtaaaataaagcCATGTCTTATGTGATTGACTTTACTGTCcacaaaaaaaggtttaatcAGAGACATTATGGACATCTTGATAAgataatttatttaacatatgaAATTATACAATACACTTTCATGATGTGTGCTTAAGCAGAACAGATAAATACTTAAGCAGCTTATTTTCTTTAAAGGAGAGGTATCACATTAACCAAACCACAGgcattattttattccttaatcTACTTAAAAtagtaatgaatgaattaaataaacgATATAATAGTCTACATCCCTATGTGATCTTGTTTTAATATCTTGTGGttaaattaatacaattaaCTGTCGGtcactatatttaaaaaaagcaaaataatagGATGTGTTGGATCCAGTGCGATTTTATAAGCTGCTATTTAATGAGGGTTGATGCCatattgttaaattaaaccAAATGTACAGTGATTAATGTGCTAATTACAACTAGAACCGTTCATATCACAATCCGGCAGCCCTGGAGCCATAAGGTACATGATGATGATATGAATAATCCGAATAAGGAGGCCAGAAAATTGACCTGTCTAACCCATCTCTAAATGGACATAATTTTCCCAGTGTAAATATTTCAGCGCTCCGGTGAAACTCAGACCATCTCTTACAGGTAGACTCAGGTTCAGTACTACAGTTTAATTCCTGATTCGAATTACAGCTTTCACATTACCAATTTTTCATTCAAACTGCTCTGATTTGTTTTAAACTATCAGTGTGAAAGCCCcctacgtcactctggataaggatatGGGCTAAATGTCttaaacgtaaatgtaaatgttatcatCACCAAGTCGTACTTCTTCCTGCTTGTCCTTGCACATATGtcctcaaaacacacacaagtggcCATTAGTGCCCTAGTGAGGTTAGTCACGATGCCCTCTGCAGGTGCCCATGTGGGTGCAAGGCTAGCAGCGTGGGTGATAATTGCCTCAGCAGGGGGAACTTTCGAGTGTGACTCAGAGAAGGAGTATGTAGGTGGtctccctctgtttctctgtctgtctgtctgtttttctctctgtctgtctgtctagctgTCAATATTTCTTTCACCTTCTTTCTCTGTAGGTCTCAACACTATTTTTTTGCTCCCtgtctcattttatttcttcaaagaactgaaaaactaaatattctgtaaattaATCAATAGATGTATTGAGATATAGATCAGCAGTGTAAATAAGACCATACAAGGGAAAGGATCGGTGAATATTCTATGTATCTATATCATTGtcctatttatttctgtatttagatCCATTTAactcatttctgtttatttagaataaacTGTTCATATTCTGTTTCATcactaatgtaatgtaatgtaatacagACCAAGAGGGTGAGACTGGTTTGTAGGTCAGAAAAGCTTTAGcagaattttaaaattaaataattttaaggaGACAGCATATGATGCCACTGCTCTTAGATACTGTGCCATTTGACTGGACAGATGTTATTATTCCAATCTTTGCTCTGTACACAAAGACAACGTTAATTAAATGATCTTGCTCTATGAGCAACCTGTAAAACATCCAGTTTTGCTCCCTTTCTGCAGTGTAGGCAAATTTGTGCTCCTGAGTTCTGAGTTTCTTGTCTCAATGCCCAGCTGGGACCTAGAGCCAAGAATAGTGTGGGGTAATGCGGTGATATCTGGcccagtcagtgtgtgtgtgtgtgctgagaagGTGGAGTGGGAACAGACAAAGCAGGTCTTAAGGTGTAAGATTGATGTTTCGTTGCTTTAATGTAGCACAGCAGAGAGCAAAGCCTCCGTGTTTTAGAGGCATATAATAGAGACAGATGTCTGTGCTTTTGTAATTGAGAGTGGTGAAGAGGGAtcactctatcactctctctatcaGAGACTCTAATCAATGGTGGAGTTAAGCGCACTTGCACTTtactgtgtgtggatgtgtgtgtgtgtgtgtgtgtgggtgcgtggtTGTGTGAAGACTTTGTAGAAAGTTTTCTTTGCTGAAACTGCACTTTCATTGAAAATGGGTGTATATTATGTGACTATACCCAGCCATCTGTATGTATCTTTCCATATTTCCTTAAGACTCATGTCACCCACTAGTTCATAGCACTGTTAAAACTGTTGaaaatatttatgtgtgtgtgctcagggTAAAGACCTGCTGATGCAGAAGATCCCGATGTGGCAGCATGCATGTTCTGACCCTCATAAACTCCCAGACCGAGCTGTTCTCCTTGCACAGCAGATGAGCTCGGGGGGAACACTTGGTACCGGACAACAGCATGCCTCTAAATCTAAACTGGTGATCTCAGATCCCATACCAGGAGCCAAACCTTTACCTGTTTCACCTGAACTGGCTGCTCTCATGGGCAACCAACAGGTGAGTGAAGGATGTGGCtcaaaatagaaatagaaatctAAACTCCAATACACATGTTTTTTAGAGcctttaaggttttttttttatgcattttgtcTAATTTAATACATATCAGGCTAACCAAATTTCCCATTTGGAATTAATAAAGTACTTTCTCTTGCTCTTTGACCAATGGTCCTCAGTTTGACATCGTGGACCATTTTTTCTATCATTATATTGTTGCATACAATTTTAGAAAGTACATTTAACGTCCTGCTGCCAGGTACAATGGTCTCTTTATGGTTTTGTATTGTAAAAGGTTTCCACGCATCTTAGTTTTTGATGTTGTAGAGACAGTCGCCAATTATGTTTACTCAATTATTGTACATTGTGTCATAGGCAAGTCATCATGTCTTACTTTCAGGAATATAATCATAAGAATTATGTATTCAAATGAAGATAAATTCTCAAATATTGAGAACTGTCTGTTTGATTATatagtttgtgtctgtttgctcATATAATCATtaaattcattcagtcatttgtttatttgttcatttgttcattcatctgCAGTAAGTGCGTTAACCTGGTCAGGGTTGTGTTGGATTCAGACACTATTCCTGGAATACTGGGTGTAAGGCTGGAATATATTTTGGACGAGatactcccacacacacatttacactttacaccCAGAGGCAATTTACAGTATCCAATAAACCTGACAACATGTTTTGGGGAGGTGGGAGAAGACCAGGGACCCAGAAGAAATGTTATCTGCTGCTCCTGCACAAAACTTTAGAGGCCTTTATATGTAGCTTAAGTGGTTTAGATGTAACTTATTTAAATAGGGAAATCATAACTTTTACCTATTTTAACTTGAAGCAGCCATGGGGATCCATTCtgtctctttccttcttttttctcaaTAATAGTGATATTAAAAGACTAACCCTGGAGCTTCATTTATAGTGGGTTATTATAAAAGAGAAGATGTACTtcctgtatactgtatatgcactaTGCTTAAATCTGACAGATGACTTCAGCCTACAGTAGTTTTCCTGCATAAAGTAGGAACACAGCTTTATGTTTTGTAATGATtctatgtgtactgtgtgtctttTATACAAGATACTGTATGCCTATTTTGGAGAAATTGTGAAAAGTGGTATACAGCTACTAATCAGTTGTACATGAGAAGTCTATACAGATGTTTGGGTTATGTCACAGTATGGCATTTTAGcacaaagaacaaaacacagGGCTTTTTGAATAGTCTAACATTTCTGGAGAAATTTACTATTTCAGAGAATTCTGAATGTTTATTTGCTGATGACAGCGGACCTGAAACCAAGTGGAAGCTTTTGAATAAGAATAATGCTGATGGTAATTAAGGGCTCAATAATGACCTGCAATATTTCTGCTGCCTCTCCCAGAGGATGATGGGAATGGAAAGTGTTCCAATGTTAAATGGAACGGCTGGGGCACATGGAGGAGAAGATTACCAGCACTGGATGGATAGCCAAGCTGCACAGGCCAAATCAGCCTCAACACAGGTCCACCGGAACAGCAGTGAAATCTATTCCAACACACTGCCTGTCCGCAAAGTGGCACCCACCAAGAGCAAGAGCACACTGGGTAAGCATATGTAGCATTTTAAGAAGTCGAACAGTGATTTTTCTGGGAAATTGATAATCTTTGTTATGCACACACTAAAGGGGTGGGCTTTAGCTAACTTCAGCCACAGGGAATACCTTTAACTAGATGGGATATGTAAAGACAAATGTTGATTCCAgataattgtaggagacttgcTCCAGCATTCCTACCTTTCTCTCAATCTGTCTACATTAGAAAACAGTTTCTCTTGTACTCTGGCAATATTAGACCAAACATGCTTAATGAAAACAGGCCAGAGCTGGAGGGAATAGAAAGGACAGGCTTTAAAAAGCCAGGAAAATGGGTGAAGGACACAGCTGGTGTCTGATGGTATTTTCAGGTGCTTtaaagcaaagttctgtaggaAAACAGATGAAATTGATAACAGGTTGTTAACAgatgtatattaatattttaagcCCTGTTTGTTCCTACAGCTGTATTAAATATAGAATGACATATATTATTCTATGACAGCTAAATAGGATAGTGGGCATTTGCATCAATATACGTCATGCTTTTGACGGTTTCTGGACATCTAACTCTTTTACCTTTGAACacagcagagacacagacactgccTAGGTCGAGCTCAGTGACGGCTGGCCTTGAGAGGAATGGGCGGACCCGTGTCCAGGCAATCTTTTCACACTCAGCCGGAGACAACAACACACTGCTCAGCTTCACTGAAGGCGACATTATCACACTGTTGGTGCCTGAGGCCCGGGACGGGTGGCACTatggagagagtgagaagacGAGGATGTGCGTGGcacatatataaaatcattaaGACACATCACTGTGAACAAAAAACTGTGTACTCAAACAAAAATATGtttactgttatttttgtttagtgttcatattactttttgtttttgaaaacagAAATCCTGTTTACTCGAGCAGAATCAATTTTTACTCTGTTTACTTGGCTAAAGCTGTGATTTAGACAGTTTTATTCAGATAATTCACATTACAGTCATTAAATcaagaattaaaatgatgaacTTCTATATACACGAATGGTGCTTGATGTagaatttgtatttgtgtacatCAGGCGAGGATGGTTCCCCTTCTCCTACACCAGAGTGATCCCTGAAACAGACGGCAGCCGACTCGGTGTCAGGTAAAACAAAATAGTTTAGACCTGCCTAacctagacttttttttaacagtctaTTGATTTGACATGTGTTTTTAAGCAAAGCAGATCTATGTGTAGGAACATGACAATTTCTTTAGAATCCAATATAACgggtataaagtaaaagtgcAGTTAACTTTGCATTTATTTAGCATCACTGATTTTACTGAGTTGctgtgtgcatgttttattGATAGTTGACTAATATAAAGTTTGTAtccgtgtgtttgtgcatgtagTTTTCAGCATGGTAGGAGTAGCAGCACAGGAAATCTTCTAGAGAGGGACCCGGTCATTATGCCATCTCCTGATTACGGCTCTACCTCTCGGCAAATGGGACAAAATGCCTCACTGGGCAGACATCATAGAACATACAGTGTGGCCACGCCAGGATTctcacaggtacacacacacacacacacacacacacacacacacacacacacacacacacacacacacacacacacacacacacacacacacacacacacacacacacacacacacacacacacacacacacacacacacacacacacaaacacacacacacatatgttttG is a genomic window of Tachysurus fulvidraco isolate hzauxx_2018 chromosome 8, HZAU_PFXX_2.0, whole genome shotgun sequence containing:
- the baiap2b gene encoding brain-specific angiogenesis inhibitor 1-associated protein 2 isoform X3; the encoded protein is MVVTGTSKMSRADEVHRITENVYKSIMEQFNPCLRNFVAMGKTYEKALSSVTFAAKGYFDALVRMGELASESHGSKDLEEAAWDVLFQMAEVHRQIQMQLEDMLKSFHNELLTELEKKVELDARYLNAALKKYQMEHRSKGESLEKCQAELKKLRRKSQQGSKNASKYRDNEMQYVEAISSRQSELDSHIAEGYKNALTEERRRYCFLVDRQCALAKSTSTYHTKGKDLLMQKIPMWQHACSDPHKLPDRAVLLAQQMSSGGTLGTGQQHASKSKLVISDPIPGAKPLPVSPELAALMGNQQRMMGMESVPMLNGTAGAHGGEDYQHWMDSQAAQAKSASTQVHRNSSEIYSNTLPVRKVAPTKSKSTLAETQTLPRSSSVTAGLERNGRTRVQAIFSHSAGDNNTLLSFTEGDIITLLVPEARDGWHYGESEKTRMRGWFPFSYTRVIPETDGSRLGVSFQHGRSSSTGNLLERDPVIMPSPDYGSTSRQMGQNASLGRHHRTYSVATPGFSQPGLDSYEARFPTSMGPEFARF
- the baiap2b gene encoding brain-specific angiogenesis inhibitor 1-associated protein 2 isoform X1 encodes the protein MVVTGTSKMSRADEVHRITENVYKSIMEQFNPCLRNFVAMGKTYEKALSSVTFAAKGYFDALVRMGELASESHGSKDLEEAAWDVLFQMAEVHRQIQMQLEDMLKSFHNELLTELEKKVELDARYLNAALKKYQMEHRSKGESLEKCQAELKKLRRKSQQGSKNASKYRDNEMQYVEAISSRQSELDSHIAEGYKNALTEERRRYCFLVDRQCALAKSTSTYHTKGKDLLMQKIPMWQHACSDPHKLPDRAVLLAQQMSSGGTLGTGQQHASKSKLVISDPIPGAKPLPVSPELAALMGNQQRMMGMESVPMLNGTAGAHGGEDYQHWMDSQAAQAKSASTQVHRNSSEIYSNTLPVRKVAPTKSKSTLAETQTLPRSSSVTAGLERNGRTRVQAIFSHSAGDNNTLLSFTEGDIITLLVPEARDGWHYGESEKTRMRGWFPFSYTRVIPETDGSRLGVSFQHGRSSSTGNLLERDPVIMPSPDYGSTSRQMGQNASLGRHHRTYSVATPGFSQPGLDSYEARFPTSSEVKLISTV
- the baiap2b gene encoding brain-specific angiogenesis inhibitor 1-associated protein 2 isoform X2, which produces MVVTGTSKMSRADEVHRITENVYKSIMEQFNPCLRNFVAMGKTYEKALSSVTFAAKGYFDALVRMGELASESHGSKDLEAAWDVLFQMAEVHRQIQMQLEDMLKSFHNELLTELEKKVELDARYLNAALKKYQMEHRSKGESLEKCQAELKKLRRKSQQGSKNASKYRDNEMQYVEAISSRQSELDSHIAEGYKNALTEERRRYCFLVDRQCALAKSTSTYHTKGKDLLMQKIPMWQHACSDPHKLPDRAVLLAQQMSSGGTLGTGQQHASKSKLVISDPIPGAKPLPVSPELAALMGNQQRMMGMESVPMLNGTAGAHGGEDYQHWMDSQAAQAKSASTQVHRNSSEIYSNTLPVRKVAPTKSKSTLAETQTLPRSSSVTAGLERNGRTRVQAIFSHSAGDNNTLLSFTEGDIITLLVPEARDGWHYGESEKTRMRGWFPFSYTRVIPETDGSRLGVSFQHGRSSSTGNLLERDPVIMPSPDYGSTSRQMGQNASLGRHHRTYSVATPGFSQPGLDSYEARFPTSSEVKLISTV
- the baiap2b gene encoding brain-specific angiogenesis inhibitor 1-associated protein 2 isoform X5, which produces MVVTGTSKMSRADEVHRITENVYKSIMEQFNPCLRNFVAMGKTYEKALSKEAAWDVLFQMAEVHRQIQMQLEDMLKSFHNELLTELEKKVELDARYLNAALKKYQMEHRSKGESLEKCQAELKKLRRKSQQGSKNASKYRDNEMQYVEAISSRQSELDSHIAEGYKNALTEERRRYCFLVDRQCALAKSTSTYHTKGKDLLMQKIPMWQHACSDPHKLPDRAVLLAQQMSSGGTLGTGQQHASKSKLVISDPIPGAKPLPVSPELAALMGNQQRMMGMESVPMLNGTAGAHGGEDYQHWMDSQAAQAKSASTQVHRNSSEIYSNTLPVRKVAPTKSKSTLAETQTLPRSSSVTAGLERNGRTRVQAIFSHSAGDNNTLLSFTEGDIITLLVPEARDGWHYGESEKTRMRGWFPFSYTRVIPETDGSRLGVSFQHGRSSSTGNLLERDPVIMPSPDYGSTSRQMGQNASLGRHHRTYSVATPGFSQPGLDSYEARFPTSSEVKLISTV
- the baiap2b gene encoding brain-specific angiogenesis inhibitor 1-associated protein 2 isoform X6 — its product is MVVTGTSKMSRADEVHRITENVYKSIMEQFNPCLRNFVAMGKTYEKALSRDVLFQMAEVHRQIQMQLEDMLKSFHNELLTELEKKVELDARYLNAALKKYQMEHRSKGESLEKCQAELKKLRRKSQQGSKNASKYRDNEMQYVEAISSRQSELDSHIAEGYKNALTEERRRYCFLVDRQCALAKSTSTYHTKGKDLLMQKIPMWQHACSDPHKLPDRAVLLAQQMSSGGTLGTGQQHASKSKLVISDPIPGAKPLPVSPELAALMGNQQRMMGMESVPMLNGTAGAHGGEDYQHWMDSQAAQAKSASTQVHRNSSEIYSNTLPVRKVAPTKSKSTLAETQTLPRSSSVTAGLERNGRTRVQAIFSHSAGDNNTLLSFTEGDIITLLVPEARDGWHYGESEKTRMRGWFPFSYTRVIPETDGSRLGVSFQHGRSSSTGNLLERDPVIMPSPDYGSTSRQMGQNASLGRHHRTYSVATPGFSQPGLDSYEARFPTSSEVKLISTV
- the baiap2b gene encoding brain-specific angiogenesis inhibitor 1-associated protein 2 isoform X4; its protein translation is MVVTGTSKMSRADEVHRITENVYKSIMEQFNPCLRNFVAMGKTYEKALSSVTFAAKGYFDALVRMGELASESHGSKDLGDVLFQMAEVHRQIQMQLEDMLKSFHNELLTELEKKVELDARYLNAALKKYQMEHRSKGESLEKCQAELKKLRRKSQQGSKNASKYRDNEMQYVEAISSRQSELDSHIAEGYKNALTEERRRYCFLVDRQCALAKSTSTYHTKGKDLLMQKIPMWQHACSDPHKLPDRAVLLAQQMSSGGTLGTGQQHASKSKLVISDPIPGAKPLPVSPELAALMGNQQRMMGMESVPMLNGTAGAHGGEDYQHWMDSQAAQAKSASTQVHRNSSEIYSNTLPVRKVAPTKSKSTLAETQTLPRSSSVTAGLERNGRTRVQAIFSHSAGDNNTLLSFTEGDIITLLVPEARDGWHYGESEKTRMRGWFPFSYTRVIPETDGSRLGVSFQHGRSSSTGNLLERDPVIMPSPDYGSTSRQMGQNASLGRHHRTYSVATPGFSQPGLDSYEARFPTSSEVKLISTV
- the baiap2b gene encoding brain-specific angiogenesis inhibitor 1-associated protein 2 isoform X7 gives rise to the protein MVVTGTSKMSRADEVHRITENVYKSIMEQFNPCLRNFVAMGKTYEKALSSVTFAAKGYFDALVRMGELASESHGSKDLEEAAWDVLFQMAEVHRQIQMQLEDMLKSFHNELLTELEKKVELDARYLNAALKKYQMEHRSKGESLEKCQAELKKLRRKSQQGSKNASKYRDNEMQGKDLLMQKIPMWQHACSDPHKLPDRAVLLAQQMSSGGTLGTGQQHASKSKLVISDPIPGAKPLPVSPELAALMGNQQRMMGMESVPMLNGTAGAHGGEDYQHWMDSQAAQAKSASTQVHRNSSEIYSNTLPVRKVAPTKSKSTLAETQTLPRSSSVTAGLERNGRTRVQAIFSHSAGDNNTLLSFTEGDIITLLVPEARDGWHYGESEKTRMRGWFPFSYTRVIPETDGSRLGVSFQHGRSSSTGNLLERDPVIMPSPDYGSTSRQMGQNASLGRHHRTYSVATPGFSQPGLDSYEARFPTSSEVKLISTV